From Rhodococcus antarcticus, the proteins below share one genomic window:
- a CDS encoding nucleoside deaminase produces MADTVLVRAALAVAATTNPADVPVGALVYGPDGTELARATNAREATGDPTAHAEVLALRAAARAHGDGWRLTGCTLVVTLEPCTMCAGAAVLARVDRIVFGAWEPRTGAVGSLWDVVRDRRLTHRPQVRGGVLRDECAAVLEAFFSTHR; encoded by the coding sequence CTGGCCGACACCGTCCTCGTGCGCGCCGCGCTGGCGGTGGCCGCCACCACCAACCCGGCCGACGTCCCGGTCGGGGCGCTGGTCTACGGCCCGGACGGCACCGAGCTGGCCCGGGCCACCAACGCCCGCGAGGCGACCGGGGACCCCACCGCGCACGCCGAGGTGCTCGCCCTCCGGGCGGCCGCGCGCGCGCACGGGGACGGCTGGCGGCTGACGGGCTGCACCCTCGTCGTCACGCTGGAGCCGTGCACCATGTGCGCGGGTGCGGCCGTGCTCGCCCGCGTCGACCGGATCGTCTTCGGGGCCTGGGAGCCGAGGACCGGTGCGGTGGGCTCGCTGTGGGACGTGGTCCGCGACCGCCGGCTCACCCACCGGCCGCAGGTGCGCGGGGGCGTCCTGCGGGACGAGTGCGCCGCCGTGCTCGAGGCGTTCTTCTCGACCCACCGCTGA
- a CDS encoding tRNA adenosine deaminase-associated protein: MATQRARDNGAQDDDDLDGFAVAVVREEGRWTCRPMKPAALTSLAAAVTELKELRSAGAAFGLLDVDEEFFLLLRPGPRGISLLLSDATAAIDYDIAAEALDALHVEVPDLDPDELEDTEPWAEGDLTLLDDLGLSEPVLGIILGETDLYPDEQLTMIAERCGFADELAAAVDAFHG; the protein is encoded by the coding sequence ATGGCCACGCAACGCGCTCGGGACAACGGCGCGCAGGACGACGACGACCTCGACGGGTTCGCCGTCGCCGTCGTCCGCGAGGAGGGTCGCTGGACGTGCCGGCCGATGAAGCCTGCCGCCCTGACCAGCCTCGCCGCCGCCGTCACCGAGCTCAAGGAGCTGCGCAGCGCCGGGGCTGCGTTCGGCCTGCTCGACGTGGACGAGGAGTTCTTCCTGCTGCTGCGCCCGGGCCCGCGGGGGATCTCCCTGCTGCTGAGCGACGCCACGGCGGCGATCGACTACGACATCGCCGCCGAGGCCCTGGACGCCCTGCACGTGGAGGTCCCCGACCTCGACCCCGACGAGCTCGAGGACACCGAGCCGTGGGCCGAGGGCGACCTGACCCTGCTGGACGACCTCGGGCTGTCCGAGCCGGTGCTCGGGATCATCCTCGGCGAGACCGACCTCTACCCCGACGAGCAGCTGACCATGATCGCCGAGCGCTGCGGGTTCGCCGACGAGCTCGCCGCCGCGGTGGACGCCTTCCACGGCTGA
- a CDS encoding M20 metallopeptidase family protein, translated as MTPHPLLAAATELQPRTVALRRALHRHPEQGLLLPRTQAAVLAELADVPGLEVSTGRSCSSVVGVLTGARPGPTVLLRGDMDALPLPEDTGLPFASEVAGSMHACGHDAHVAMLASAARLLSARRDELAGRVVLMFQPGEEGHHGARTMIDDGVLDIAGRPVSALALHVSATVACGQVQVRPGPMMASTDTLRVTVTGRGGHASAPDQALDPVSAAAATIGALATMVGRRISVFDPAVVTVAHLWAGTTHNIIPETAHLEGTLRCLSEDTRALLREEVRRVCLHTAAAHGCTAEVVLEPGYPVTVNDPRVVATVQALARSLLGAGSAPPMENPVMGAEDFAYVLAQVPGAMAFLGASPPGVDPAHAAANHSNRVVFDEDVLASGVALLAGFALGELAPR; from the coding sequence GTGACCCCGCACCCCCTGCTCGCGGCCGCCACCGAGCTCCAGCCGCGCACCGTGGCCCTGCGTCGTGCGCTGCACCGCCACCCCGAGCAGGGCCTGCTCCTGCCGCGGACCCAGGCCGCGGTGCTGGCCGAGCTCGCTGACGTCCCCGGGCTCGAGGTCAGCACCGGGCGCAGCTGCTCGTCGGTGGTCGGGGTGCTGACGGGCGCACGGCCGGGACCCACGGTGCTGCTGCGCGGGGACATGGACGCGCTGCCCCTGCCGGAGGACACCGGCCTGCCCTTCGCCTCCGAGGTCGCCGGCTCCATGCACGCCTGCGGGCACGACGCGCACGTCGCGATGCTGGCGAGCGCGGCGCGGCTGCTCAGCGCCCGGCGCGACGAGCTCGCCGGACGGGTGGTGCTGATGTTCCAGCCCGGCGAGGAGGGCCACCACGGGGCGCGGACCATGATCGACGACGGGGTGCTCGACATCGCGGGGCGACCGGTCTCGGCCCTGGCCCTGCACGTCTCGGCCACCGTGGCGTGCGGCCAGGTGCAGGTGCGGCCGGGCCCGATGATGGCCAGCACGGACACCCTGCGGGTGACGGTCACCGGTCGCGGCGGGCACGCGAGCGCACCCGACCAGGCGTTGGACCCGGTTTCGGCCGCCGCCGCCACCATCGGCGCTCTGGCGACGATGGTGGGCCGGCGGATCAGCGTGTTCGACCCCGCGGTGGTGACCGTGGCGCACCTGTGGGCCGGGACGACGCACAACATCATCCCGGAGACCGCCCACCTCGAGGGCACCCTGCGCTGCCTGTCGGAGGACACCCGTGCGCTGCTCCGCGAGGAGGTCCGGCGGGTGTGTCTGCACACCGCGGCCGCCCACGGCTGCACCGCCGAGGTAGTGCTGGAGCCCGGCTACCCGGTGACGGTGAACGACCCGCGCGTGGTCGCGACGGTGCAGGCGCTCGCGAGGTCGCTGCTCGGCGCGGGCAGCGCGCCGCCGATGGAGAACCCGGTCATGGGCGCCGAGGACTTCGCCTACGTGCTGGCTCAGGTGCCCGGAGCGATGGCCTTCCTGGGCGCCAGCCCGCCGGGGGTGGACCCGGCGCACGCCGCGGCCAAC